From a region of the Terriglobia bacterium genome:
- a CDS encoding GNAT family N-acetyltransferase gives MSELSIRHCHAVEEFEACVVLQKEVWGFDDIEVVPLRMFVVASKIGGQVIGAFEQSRLIGFALAIPGSRGGHQYLHSHMLAVREDHRNTGIGRRIKMAQRDDALMRGFDLIEWTFDPLEIKNAFLNLERLGAIARRYNINQYGVATSPLWGGLPTDRLVAEWWVRSQWVEKLIATGAHPPVVPVHTVSVPADIYTWKSKPETRDKARDIQARNREKFLAAFRDGLVVLGFRRTKRGDGTYLLARWDEDWSYASEP, from the coding sequence ATGAGCGAGCTCTCCATCCGCCACTGCCATGCGGTCGAGGAGTTCGAGGCCTGCGTCGTCCTGCAGAAAGAAGTCTGGGGCTTCGACGACATCGAGGTCGTGCCCCTGCGCATGTTCGTGGTCGCCAGCAAGATCGGAGGCCAGGTCATCGGCGCCTTCGAGCAGAGCCGGCTCATCGGATTCGCTTTGGCCATTCCCGGGAGCCGCGGCGGACACCAGTACCTGCATTCGCACATGCTTGCGGTCCGCGAGGACCACCGCAACACCGGCATCGGCCGCCGCATCAAGATGGCGCAGCGCGACGACGCCCTCATGCGCGGCTTCGACCTCATCGAGTGGACCTTCGACCCGCTGGAGATCAAGAACGCTTTCCTCAACCTGGAACGCCTGGGCGCGATCGCCCGGCGCTACAACATCAACCAGTATGGCGTCGCCACATCTCCCCTGTGGGGCGGCTTGCCCACCGACCGCCTGGTTGCCGAATGGTGGGTGCGTTCGCAGTGGGTCGAGAAGCTGATCGCGACCGGCGCTCATCCGCCGGTCGTGCCCGTGCATACCGTTTCCGTGCCTGCCGACATCTACACGTGGAAGTCGAAGCCCGAGACCCGGGACAAGGCGCGCGACATCCAGGCGCGCAACCGCGAGAAGTTTCTCGCCGCCTTCCGCGACGGGCTCGTCGTCCTCGGCTTCCGGCGCACCAAGCGCGGCGACGGCACCTATCTGCTGGCGCGCTGGGATGAAGATTGGTCCTACGCTTCGGAACCCTAG